In Lytechinus variegatus isolate NC3 chromosome 12, Lvar_3.0, whole genome shotgun sequence, a single window of DNA contains:
- the LOC121425347 gene encoding neurotensin receptor type 1-like — YPSAAGYFVPFSENLAANASILTLLAIAVERYYVICTPFEAHYICTPRRTLVICFVVWIFSALVNIPLLMTIIYVPDCVHEGELQYFCAPLIDERWERIYETVTTVLFFILPLFFLSCIYYIIANSLREHNYMMANIRNNQSESGSVRTTGRDGSMKLEQSDAPAKKRETINMIKGRNCFRGLCQMLSRNCLSRQVQRTTKGGGDQERHEDNPQERLTDLHIIAEQENPSREDEVMISALRSRDADSGSRSAKSPPLKRQDTPSTWKQKSLKDKPAHTIYGNKIQRHHTSTSMTSRSSRNSDPRSSTKRSSMTSASTASAVTRRSHQRVILMLANVVMVFFVCWMPYRVLNLWGIYSTEEEHNRLTSQQILALVTVCRVLVYMNSAINPILYNIISTKFRAAFKSVLPCASLRGRRRSMSSRSLSSTSSFRFTKKSVDHAC, encoded by the coding sequence TATCCTTCTGCTGCAGGTTACTTCGTACCATTCAGCGAGAACCTGGCCGCCAACGCCTCCATCCTCACCCTACTCGCCATCGCCGTAGAACGTTATTACGTCATCTGCACCCCTTTCGAGGCCCACTACATCTGCACTCCTCGGCGGACCTTGGTGATTTGTTTCGTTGTATGGATCTTCTCTGCTTTGGTGAACATTCCTTTGTTGATGACTATTATCTATGTACCTGATTGTGTGCATGAAGGTGAACTCCAATACTTCTGCGCTCCTTTGATTGATGAACGTTGGGAAAGGATATACGAGACAGTTACCACCGTTCTATTCTTTATCCTTCCCTTGTTTTTCCTCTCCTGCATCTATTACATCATTGCCAACAGTCTCCGGGAACATAATTATATGATGGCGAACATTCGAAACAATCAGTCAGAGAGCGGGAGTGTTCGAACGACAGGAAGAGATGGGTCGATGAAATTAGAGCAAAGCGATGCACCGGCGAAGAAACGCGAAactatcaacatgatcaaaggcAGGAACTGTTTCCGAGGGCTCTGTCAAATGCTAAGCCGCAATTGTTTATCTCGCCAGGTTCAACGGACGACAAAGGGTGGTGGTGATCAGGAGCGCCATGAAGACAACCCTCAGGAAAGGCTAACAGACCTGCATATCATCGCCGAACAGGAAAATCCTTCTCGAGAAGATGAGGTTATGATATCTGCGCTTCGCAGTCGGGATGCCGATAGCGGGAGCCGAAGCGCAAAGTCGCCACCTCTTAAACGCCAAGACACGCCAAGCACCTGGAAGCAGAAATCGCTGAAAGACAAACCGGCCCATACCATCTATGGAAACAAGATCCAGCGTCATCACACATCAACGTCAATGACCTCCCGCTCAAGCAGAAACTCCGATCCGAGAAGCTCCACGAAAAGGTCGTCGATGACGTCCGCAAGTACTGCAAGTGCGGTCACCCGCCGAAGTCATCAGCGTGTGATCTTGATGCTCGCTAACGTAGTAATGGTATTTTTTGTCTGCTGGATGCCATACCGTGTACTCAACCTCTGGGGTATCTATAGCACCGAAGAAGAGCATAACCGTCTGACCTCACAGCAGATTCTCGCACTCGTTACTGTCTGCCGAGTTCTTGTCTACATGAACTCGGCTATCAACCCCATCCTCTACAACATCATATCGACCAAATTTCGTGCTGCCTTCAAGTCTGTTCTCCCCTGCGCATCGCTTCGTGGAAGAAGACGCTCCATGTCTAGTCGGTCCTTGTCAAGTACATCGAGTTTCCGCTTCACCAAAAAGTCTGTTGATCATGCATGCTGA